One Defluviitoga tunisiensis genomic window carries:
- the hemW gene encoding radical SAM family heme chaperone HemW — translation MNCNDLGIYIHIPFCTKRCLYCDYTSFTNLELIEKYFDTLKKEIILKSRESKSFKIKTIYLGGGTPSIIKTDLIEDIFFTLLNNYDINSLEEFTIEVNPESVREDKLSFYKSIGINRISIGFQSTTNEILKKVGRIHRFEEEIRAFSLLKKYFDNINVDFILGLPGENTNTVAKNLEFIQNFQPSHISYYLFDASHDTPLKFLLNDGKMYLPDEDFLAGQLDLIDNFLKNINYKHYEISSWALLSKESMHNKLYWHNLNYQGFGISAGGHVNNFRYVNTSSINNYIKYINEGVFPYEYQNSNDSFHELIETLFMGLRLLDGINYVSLVNRFGKTLTDKVIDNLKKNVENYICIKDNHIKLSKKGLDYSRYVFEKLLDITY, via the coding sequence TTGAACTGTAATGATTTAGGAATTTACATACATATCCCTTTTTGTACAAAGCGGTGTTTATACTGTGATTATACCTCATTTACGAATTTAGAGTTAATAGAAAAGTACTTCGATACTTTAAAAAAAGAAATAATTTTAAAAAGTAGGGAATCTAAAAGTTTCAAAATTAAAACTATTTACTTAGGTGGAGGAACTCCATCTATCATTAAAACTGATCTCATCGAAGATATTTTCTTTACTTTACTCAACAATTATGATATTAATTCTTTAGAAGAATTTACTATAGAAGTAAATCCAGAGAGCGTAAGAGAAGACAAGCTAAGTTTTTACAAGAGTATTGGCATCAATCGTATTTCAATTGGTTTTCAAAGCACGACAAATGAAATATTAAAAAAGGTTGGAAGAATACATAGATTTGAAGAAGAGATACGTGCTTTCTCCCTTTTAAAAAAATACTTTGATAATATTAATGTGGATTTTATTCTTGGTTTACCAGGTGAAAATACAAATACAGTAGCTAAAAATCTAGAATTCATACAAAACTTTCAACCATCTCATATTTCATATTACTTATTTGATGCTTCTCATGATACACCTTTAAAATTCTTACTTAATGACGGTAAAATGTATCTACCAGACGAAGATTTTTTAGCAGGTCAACTTGATTTGATTGATAATTTTTTGAAAAACATTAACTATAAACATTATGAAATTTCCAGTTGGGCCTTGTTAAGTAAAGAATCTATGCATAACAAATTATACTGGCACAACTTAAATTATCAGGGATTTGGTATTTCAGCTGGGGGACATGTAAATAATTTTCGGTATGTTAATACCTCCTCAATAAATAACTACATAAAATATATAAATGAAGGGGTATTCCCTTACGAATACCAAAACTCAAATGATTCATTTCATGAACTAATAGAAACACTGTTCATGGGTCTAAGACTATTAGATGGTATAAACTATGTTTCATTAGTCAATAGGTTTGGAAAAACACTAACAGACAAAGTTATAGATAACTTGAAAAAAAATGTAGAGAATTACATATGTATAAAAGATAATCACATTAAATTATCAAAAAAAGGTTTAGATTATTCGAGATATGTCTTCGAAAAATTATTAGATATCACTTATTAA